A single Drechmeria coniospora strain ARSEF 6962 chromosome 03, whole genome shotgun sequence DNA region contains:
- a CDS encoding aminopeptidase 2: protein MCRTTQQSIEMTGGGAASGSTHGRELLPANVVPRHYHVTLEPDFEKLTFDGTVVIDVDVVEDSTSISVNTLELEIHSAKISSNGQTISSAPKVSHDEAQQVSKFGFGSSLAKGSQAQLEISFTGHLNDKMAGFYRSTYKREDGTEGTLATTQMEPTDARRAFPCFDEPALKAKFTITLVADKKLTCLSNMDVSSETEVQSKMSGSVKKAVHFNTSPLMSTYLVAFIVGELNYVESLDFRVPCRVYAPPGQNIEHGRFSLDLCVKTLKFYEKVFGIDFPLPKMDQVAIPDFAQGAMENWGLITYRTVDLMLDEKTSGAATKERVAEVVQHELAHQWFGNLVTMDWWEGLWLNEGFATWASWYSCNVFYPEWHVWQTYVIDNLQSALSLDSLRSSHPIEVPVKRADEINQIFDAISYSKGSCVLRMISTYLGEDVFLEGVRAYLKKHAYGNTETGDLWNSLSEASGKPVHDIMTAWTKKVGYPVITVTEKDQNGTVSVKQNRFLRTGDTKPDEDKVLFPVFLSVRNKDGVDKSLALNEREKEFKLPDGEFFKFNANHTGIYRTSYSPERLEKLGKAAKDGLLTVEDRAGMIADAGALATSGYQKTSGVLSLLKSFGSESEFVVWNEIIVRLSTIQSAWIFEDKAVRDGLDAFLRELTSAKAHKMGWAFSDSDGHVEQQFKAMLFESAGMNGDEQIITAAKGMFNKFMEGDSNAIHPNIRKSVLAMALKYGGKEEASPDLLLA from the exons ATGTGCAGAACAACGCAGCAAAGCATCGAGAtgaccggcggcggcgccgcttCCGGGAGCACCCATGGCCGCGAGCTCCTGCCCGCCAACGTCGTCCCTCGACACTACCACGTCACGCTGGAGCCTGACTTTGAGAAGCTGACATTCGatggcaccgtcgtcatcgacgtcgacgtcgtcgaggactcGACTTCCATCTCGGTCAACACTCTGGAGCTTGAAATCCACAGTGCCAAGATCTCGTCCAATGGACAGACCATCAG CTCCGCCCCCAAGGTCTCTCATGATGAAGCTCAGCAGGTCAGCAAGTTTGGCTTTGGCAGCTCTCTCGCCAAGGGCAGCCAGGCGCAGCTCGAAATCTCCTTCACTGGTCACCTCAACGACAAGATGGCCGGCTTCTACCGATCCACCTACAAGAGGGAGGACGGTACCGAGGGCACCCTTGCCACGACTCAGATGGAGCCTACCGACGCTCGCCGCGCCTTCCCCTGCTTTGACGAACCCGCTCTCAAGGCCAAGTTCACCATCactctcgtcgccgacaagaaGCTGACCTGTTTGAGCAACATGGACGTCTCCTCCGAGACCGAGGTTCAGTCCAAGATGTCGGGCTCCGTCAAGAAGGCCGTCCACTTCAACACGTCGCCCCTCATGTCGACCTATCTCGTCGCCTTCATCGTGGGTGAGCTCAACTACGTCGAATCTCTGGACTTTCGCGTGCCTTGCCGCGTCTACGCCCCCCCCGGCCAGAACATCGAGCACGGCCGCTTCTCCCTTGACCTCTGCGTCAAGACGCTCAAGTTCTACGAGAAGGTGTTTGGCATCGATTTCCCCCTGCCCAAGATGGACCAGGTTGCCATTCCGGACTTTGCTCAAGGCGCCATGGAGAACTGGGGCCTCATCACCTACCGCACCGTCGACCTCATGCTCGACGAGAAGACGAGCGGCGCCGCCACCAAGGAGCGCGTGGCCGAGGTTGTCCAGCATGAGTTGGCCCACCAGTGGTTCGGAAACTTGGTGACGATGGACTGGTGGGAGGGCCTCTGGCTCAACGAGGGCTTCGCCACCTGGGCCTCTTGG TACTCGTGCAACGTCTTTTACCCCGAGTGGCATGTCTGGCAGACGTATGTCATCGACAACCTGCAGTCGGCCCTGTCTCTCGATTCGCTGAGGAGCAGCCACCCGATTGAAGTTCCCGTCAAGCGTGCCGACGAGATCAACCAGATCTTTGATGCCATTTCCTACTCCAAGGGATCCTGCGTGCTGCGCATGATCTCGACCtacctcggcgaggacgtgTTCTTGGAGGGTGTCCGCGCATACCTAAAGAAGCACGCCTACGGCAACACGGAGACGGGCGACCTCTGGAACTCTCTGAGCGAGGCAAGCGGCAAGCCCGTGCACGACATCATGACAGCCTGGACGAAGAAGGTCGGCTACCCCGTCATTACCGTGACGGAAAAGGACCAAAACGGCACTGTCAGCGTGAAGCAGAATCGATTCCTGCGTACGGGAGACACAAAgccggacgaggacaaggtcCTGTTCCCCGTCTTCCTGAGCGTCCGCAacaaggacggcgtcgacaagtCGCTCGCCCTCAACGAGCGCGAGAAGGAGTTTAAgctgcccgacggcgagttCTTCAAGTTCAACGCGAATCACACAGGCATCTACCGAACCTCGTACTCGCCCGAGCGCCTTGAGAAGCTCGGCAAGGCTGCCAAGGACGGCCTGCTGACGGTCGAGGACAGGGCAGGCATgatcgccgacgccggcgctctCGCTACTTCTGGTTACCAGAAGACATCTGGCGTCTTGAGCCTCCTCAAGAGCTTCGGCTCCGAGTCCGAATTCGTTGTGTGGAACGAAATCATCGTTCGCCTGAGCACCATTCAATCGGCATGGATCTTCGAGGACAAGGCGGtccgcgacggcctcgacgccttccTCCGCGAGCTCACGAGCGCCAAGGCTCACAAGATGGGCTGGGCTTTCTCCGACAGTGATGGCCACGTTGAGCAGCAGTTCAAGGCCATGCTGTTCGAGAGCGCAGGCATGAACGGCGACGAACAGATCATCACGGCTGCCAAGGGCATGTTCAACAAGTTCATGGAAGGCGACAGCAACGCGATTCATCCCAACATTCGGAAGAGCGTCTTGGCCATGGCTCTCAAGTACGGTGGCAAGGAAGAGGCAAGTCCTGATTTACTTTTGGCGTGA